The following are encoded together in the Pectobacterium punjabense genome:
- the pilM gene encoding type IV pilus biogenesis protein PilM, with the protein MAYHIWRVGLDIQNGFMRALAVQRRRYGWQLRHWWQYPLPDDTLRSGSLHHTEVLCETLQTWRRLLPEPISLRVGFPAQSILQQRLPLPDPRLQEPERSLYIETMADRKLPISRESLAIDYREDPQEQGSLLVTAARRQEIDKWLTCLKNAGLHPDVLDVSTCALRTMAQLAGLEANRLFLHRLLDGWLWASPLNHAFYSGVIHLDELNDEADIVSVVSTRYQHDVDSVAYYSSVSSDLPRQSTNVLLPWSPLTVFSHLQPPLPSFPSAFAVASGLALRPEDV; encoded by the coding sequence ATGGCTTATCACATCTGGCGGGTTGGGTTAGATATACAGAACGGCTTCATGCGCGCTCTGGCGGTTCAGCGTCGCCGCTACGGTTGGCAGCTTCGTCACTGGTGGCAATATCCACTACCAGACGATACGTTGCGCTCGGGTAGTCTACACCATACTGAGGTGCTTTGTGAGACCTTACAAACATGGCGTCGTTTACTGCCTGAACCTATTTCATTGCGGGTGGGGTTTCCTGCTCAGTCGATTTTGCAGCAGCGTTTACCGCTGCCTGACCCGCGTTTACAGGAGCCAGAACGTAGCCTTTATATTGAAACTATGGCGGATCGCAAGCTGCCGATTAGCCGCGAATCGCTGGCGATAGACTATCGGGAAGATCCGCAGGAGCAGGGTTCACTGCTGGTGACGGCCGCACGCCGACAGGAAATCGACAAATGGCTGACATGTCTGAAGAACGCGGGGCTGCATCCTGATGTCCTTGATGTTTCAACGTGTGCGCTTCGAACGATGGCACAGTTGGCTGGACTTGAAGCTAACCGTCTGTTCCTGCATCGCCTGTTGGATGGTTGGCTGTGGGCATCCCCGTTGAACCACGCGTTTTACTCGGGCGTGATACACCTTGATGAGCTGAATGACGAAGCCGATATCGTATCGGTTGTAAGCACTCGCTATCAGCATGATGTCGATAGCGTAGCCTATTATTCCAGCGTCTCGTCCGATTTACCCAGACAGAGTACCAACGTATTACTGCCGTGGTCGCCGTTAACGGTGTTTAGCCACCTACAGCCACCGTTGCCGAGTTTCCCCTCGGCTTTTGCGGTCGCGAGTGGCTTGGCATTGCGTCCTGAGGATGTCTGA
- a CDS encoding HofP DNA utilization family protein produces MSQIIGRIAWMLLFVLHSVQAEKTAARIDPFHPSIAARCLPSATSPAWRLKGVVGSGDRWIGWLAQPEVGWVRLTNGEVIPPGNWSVSQLDKSGAKLVPTVRGAGCDGQQESLLLASPFINKSKE; encoded by the coding sequence ATGAGTCAGATAATCGGTCGTATCGCATGGATGCTGTTATTCGTGCTGCATAGCGTGCAGGCAGAAAAAACCGCAGCACGTATCGACCCTTTTCATCCGTCGATCGCTGCACGTTGCCTGCCTTCAGCGACCTCGCCTGCGTGGAGGCTAAAGGGCGTGGTTGGTTCTGGTGACCGCTGGATTGGCTGGCTAGCCCAGCCAGAAGTAGGGTGGGTTCGGCTAACAAATGGCGAGGTCATTCCTCCGGGAAATTGGTCGGTCAGCCAACTGGATAAATCAGGAGCCAAACTGGTTCCGACAGTGAGGGGGGCAGGTTGTGACGGTCAGCAGGAGAGCCTGTTGCTGGCTTCGCCATTTATTAATAAGTCAAAGGAATAG
- the aroB gene encoding 3-dehydroquinate synthase, giving the protein MERITVTLGERSYPITIAAGLFDDSASFMPLKAGEQAMLVTNQTLAPLYLDRVRGVLENNGVHVDQVILPDGEQYKSLAVLDQVFTALLAKPHGRDTTIVALGGGVIGDLAGFAAASYQRGVRFIQVPTTLLSQVDSSVGGKTAVNHPLGKNMIGAFYQPVSVVIDLDCLKSLPARELSSGLAEVIKYGIILDRDFFLWLEENIEAVRALQHDALAYCIRRCCEIKAAVVAADERESGMRALLNLGHTYGHAIEAEMGYGNWLHGEAVAAGMVMAAHTARRLGQFSSADVERIKSLLVRAGLPVNGPTQMTPEAYLPHMMRDKKVLAGELRLVLPTAIGQSEVRGGVAHDMVLASIADCQA; this is encoded by the coding sequence ATGGAAAGAATTACCGTAACACTAGGGGAACGTAGTTATCCCATTACGATAGCCGCCGGATTATTTGATGATTCGGCATCTTTTATGCCGTTGAAAGCGGGGGAACAGGCCATGCTGGTGACTAACCAGACGTTGGCCCCTCTGTATCTTGACCGCGTTCGTGGTGTGCTGGAAAACAATGGCGTGCATGTCGATCAGGTGATCTTACCTGATGGCGAGCAGTACAAATCGTTGGCCGTACTGGATCAGGTTTTTACCGCGCTACTGGCAAAGCCACATGGTCGTGATACGACGATTGTCGCTTTGGGGGGCGGTGTCATCGGCGATTTAGCCGGTTTTGCCGCAGCCAGTTATCAGCGCGGCGTCCGGTTCATTCAGGTGCCGACAACGCTGTTATCACAGGTAGATTCTTCCGTCGGTGGTAAAACCGCCGTCAATCACCCATTGGGTAAAAACATGATCGGGGCGTTTTATCAGCCCGTATCGGTTGTGATCGATCTGGACTGCCTGAAATCCTTACCCGCGCGGGAGTTGTCATCCGGGCTGGCGGAGGTCATTAAGTACGGCATTATTCTGGATCGCGATTTCTTCCTTTGGCTTGAAGAAAATATTGAGGCGGTGCGTGCGCTACAGCATGACGCGCTGGCTTATTGCATTCGACGCTGCTGTGAAATCAAAGCGGCAGTGGTCGCCGCTGATGAACGTGAAAGTGGCATGCGCGCATTGCTCAATTTGGGCCATACTTACGGGCATGCTATTGAAGCTGAAATGGGCTACGGTAATTGGCTTCATGGCGAAGCGGTTGCGGCAGGCATGGTGATGGCTGCGCATACTGCACGTCGCCTCGGGCAGTTCTCCTCTGCGGACGTCGAGCGCATCAAGTCTCTGTTGGTTCGTGCTGGCCTTCCAGTGAACGGTCCGACGCAAATGACGCCTGAAGCCTATCTTCCTCACATGATGCGTGACAAGAAAGTGCTGGCAGGTGAGCTACGCCTGGTGTTGCCAACAGCGATTGGCCAATCAGAAGTCCGTGGTGGCGTTGCGCATGACATGGTGTTGGCCTCAATCGCGGATTGCCAAGCCTGA
- a CDS encoding PilN domain-containing protein — MLLINLLPWRTTQMRQRARRWLGLLWLQTGLMLCLIAASYLLFQHRQQRAQDGLDTVLTQQQQLSTLYQQTHLARETLRRFQAQERTEAVILHDNRRNLHLLEQLAGMMPARLWLTEIADRGSHLLLTGVSENYHDIITLQHALLRHVSVERIQLLRTSRERDMGDGLRFSLQVDWRGATDFLLGDDHD, encoded by the coding sequence ATGCTGCTGATTAATCTTTTACCCTGGCGTACGACTCAGATGCGTCAGCGGGCACGCCGTTGGTTAGGGCTATTATGGCTACAGACGGGGTTGATGCTATGCCTTATTGCGGCAAGTTATCTGCTTTTCCAGCACCGTCAACAACGTGCGCAGGATGGTCTCGATACGGTTCTGACGCAGCAGCAGCAGTTGTCCACGTTGTATCAGCAAACTCACCTCGCGCGGGAAACGCTGCGTCGCTTTCAGGCGCAAGAACGCACAGAGGCAGTAATCCTGCATGACAATCGTCGCAACCTTCATTTGTTAGAGCAGCTTGCTGGCATGATGCCCGCGCGTCTGTGGCTGACGGAAATCGCTGACCGTGGGTCGCATTTGCTACTTACAGGTGTGAGCGAAAACTATCACGACATCATTACGCTACAGCACGCGTTATTGCGCCATGTTTCAGTCGAACGCATACAACTGCTGCGTACGTCCCGAGAGCGCGACATGGGGGACGGGCTACGTTTTTCCTTGCAGGTTGACTGGCGCGGCGCAACGGATTTCCTGTTGGGGGATGACCATGATTAA
- the hofQ gene encoding DNA uptake porin HofQ produces MNIRMLCRVATLSWLLLLVMPYQVNAEPSVSMAFEDSPISRVLQALADHQQLNVVIAPGVTGNLSLRLAEVPWQQALEIVLRMGKLSVERNGNVLLVFPAEHLASQQKEKDERMAELAQKLPLHNLSIALQYADVDEVAASVQAQRGALLSTRGSVTMDKRTNTLLIRDTEDALAQLEPWVKELDLPLAQVQLAAHIVTISSEHLQALGVNWGLGEGDATNKALRLNNFNVGLPVDTPAVNAGFHLARLNGRLLDLELMALEQESQVEIIASPRLFTAHQQTASIKQGTEIPYQVSSGASGSTSIEFKEAVLGMEVTPDILRAGRITLNLKISQNMPGQTIKQGDNGEALAIDKQEIQTQVTVTDGETIVLGGIFQQQKKNSDRQVPLLGEVPVFGHLFRNHTQQHTRRELVIFITPTLIPASS; encoded by the coding sequence ATGAACATCAGAATGTTATGTCGCGTGGCGACGTTGAGTTGGTTACTGCTCCTCGTAATGCCGTATCAGGTCAATGCAGAACCTTCGGTATCGATGGCTTTTGAGGATTCGCCAATATCCCGGGTGTTGCAGGCGCTAGCCGATCACCAGCAGCTCAATGTGGTGATTGCACCGGGGGTGACGGGAAACCTTAGCCTGAGGTTGGCAGAAGTACCCTGGCAGCAAGCGCTGGAGATTGTTTTGCGTATGGGGAAACTCAGCGTAGAGCGCAACGGTAACGTGCTACTGGTTTTCCCTGCCGAGCATCTTGCGTCCCAGCAGAAGGAAAAGGATGAACGCATGGCGGAGTTGGCGCAGAAACTGCCGCTACATAATCTTTCTATCGCCTTGCAGTATGCCGATGTGGATGAGGTCGCAGCCAGCGTTCAGGCCCAGCGTGGAGCCCTGCTTTCTACACGTGGTAGCGTAACCATGGATAAACGAACGAATACCTTATTGATTCGCGATACGGAAGACGCGTTGGCACAGCTCGAACCGTGGGTAAAAGAGCTCGATTTGCCGTTAGCGCAGGTGCAACTGGCGGCGCACATTGTCACCATTAGCAGTGAACACTTGCAAGCGTTGGGCGTTAACTGGGGGTTGGGGGAAGGTGATGCAACGAACAAGGCACTCAGGTTGAACAATTTTAATGTTGGCTTGCCAGTAGATACGCCAGCGGTCAATGCGGGGTTCCATTTGGCGCGACTGAATGGTCGTCTGTTGGATCTGGAATTAATGGCGCTGGAGCAGGAAAGCCAGGTCGAAATTATCGCTAGTCCCCGCCTGTTCACGGCACACCAGCAGACCGCCAGTATTAAACAGGGAACGGAAATTCCGTATCAGGTCTCCAGCGGTGCTAGCGGATCGACGTCTATCGAGTTCAAAGAAGCGGTACTCGGTATGGAAGTGACGCCCGACATTCTGCGCGCCGGACGGATTACGCTGAATCTGAAAATTAGTCAAAACATGCCGGGACAGACGATTAAGCAGGGCGATAATGGTGAAGCGTTAGCGATCGATAAACAAGAAATTCAAACGCAGGTGACCGTCACCGACGGAGAAACCATCGTATTAGGTGGCATTTTCCAGCAACAAAAAAAGAACAGTGACAGACAGGTGCCACTATTAGGTGAGGTTCCTGTATTTGGTCATCTGTTCAGAAACCATACTCAGCAGCATACGCGACGAGAATTGGTTATTTTCATCACGCCGACGTTGATACCCGCCTCATCGTGA
- the aroK gene encoding shikimate kinase AroK, with protein sequence MAEKRNIFLVGPMGAGKSTIGRQLAQQLNMEFFDSDQEIERRTGADVGWVFDVEGEEGFRDREEKVINELTEKQGIVLATGGGSVKSRETRNRLSARGVVVYLETTIEKQLARTQRDKKRPLLQVETPPREVLEALAKERNPLYEEIADVTIRTDEQSAKVVANQIINMLESN encoded by the coding sequence ATGGCAGAGAAACGCAATATCTTTCTGGTTGGGCCTATGGGTGCCGGCAAAAGCACTATTGGCCGTCAGTTAGCTCAGCAACTCAATATGGAGTTTTTCGACTCCGATCAAGAAATTGAGCGACGCACTGGGGCTGATGTGGGCTGGGTATTCGATGTGGAAGGCGAAGAAGGCTTCCGCGATCGTGAAGAGAAAGTCATTAATGAATTGACGGAAAAGCAAGGCATCGTACTGGCGACAGGCGGTGGCTCAGTCAAATCACGTGAGACGCGTAATCGTCTTTCTGCGCGCGGCGTTGTCGTTTATTTGGAAACGACAATCGAGAAGCAACTGGCCCGCACGCAGCGTGATAAGAAACGTCCGTTACTTCAGGTTGAAACCCCTCCACGTGAAGTATTGGAAGCATTGGCGAAAGAGCGGAACCCGCTTTATGAAGAAATCGCCGATGTTACCATTCGGACTGACGAGCAAAGTGCCAAGGTTGTTGCTAACCAGATTATCAATATGCTGGAAAGCAACTAA